One genomic segment of Aquipluma nitroreducens includes these proteins:
- a CDS encoding pyridoxal-dependent decarboxylase gives MENIKNFHMSPEEFRNQGKQMIDWIADYYENIEQYPVLSQVKPGEIKNQLPDSAPLESESMTQIMEDVNSIIMPGITHWQSPNFYAFFPSNSSGPSILGDLLSSGLGVQGMIWATSPACTELETRVLDWLSEMLQLPEKFKSSSDGGAVIQDTASSAALSAILAAREKKTNYETNDSGSLGNLVAYVSMHTHSSVEKAIKIAGIGKNNLRLIGVDENLAMRPDLLETAIKNDLQNGLIPFFVCATVGTTSTNAMDPLPEIGQICQQYELWMHIDAAMSGTAAICPEYRYLLNGVEYADSFSFNPHKWMFTNFDCNCFFVADRSVLIKTLSILPEYLKNQATESGAVFDYRDWHIQLGRRFRSLKLWFVIRHYGVNGLRYHIRQHINLAQQFAEWVRSSDEFDLVTPAPLNLVCFAHKSGNDFNRKLLETINNKGKMYFTHTVINNQYVLRMCIGQTNTKEEHVDLAWKIIQETAKELSYQKL, from the coding sequence ATGGAAAATATCAAAAACTTTCACATGTCTCCTGAAGAGTTCAGGAATCAGGGAAAACAAATGATTGACTGGATTGCCGATTATTACGAAAACATCGAACAATATCCGGTTTTGTCTCAGGTAAAACCAGGAGAGATTAAAAATCAGCTTCCGGATTCTGCACCTCTTGAAAGTGAATCCATGACGCAGATTATGGAAGATGTTAATTCGATCATTATGCCTGGAATTACCCATTGGCAGTCGCCAAACTTTTATGCCTTTTTCCCGTCCAATTCATCCGGGCCATCCATCCTGGGCGATTTGCTCTCTTCTGGGCTTGGTGTTCAGGGAATGATTTGGGCAACCAGCCCGGCTTGCACCGAACTCGAAACACGGGTTTTGGATTGGCTTTCAGAGATGCTTCAACTTCCTGAAAAGTTTAAATCGTCTTCGGATGGAGGCGCTGTTATTCAGGACACAGCATCGAGCGCCGCACTTAGCGCCATATTGGCGGCACGCGAGAAAAAAACCAATTATGAAACCAATGATTCCGGAAGTTTGGGAAACTTGGTTGCCTATGTTTCGATGCACACACATTCGTCAGTTGAAAAAGCAATCAAAATTGCAGGCATCGGAAAGAATAACTTGCGCCTGATTGGCGTTGATGAAAATCTGGCAATGCGACCAGATCTGCTTGAAACAGCAATTAAAAATGACTTGCAAAACGGATTAATCCCCTTCTTCGTCTGTGCTACTGTTGGAACAACATCAACAAATGCAATGGATCCGTTACCCGAAATTGGTCAGATTTGCCAGCAATACGAGCTTTGGATGCACATTGACGCAGCCATGTCGGGTACCGCAGCCATTTGTCCCGAATATAGGTATCTCCTGAATGGCGTTGAATATGCCGACAGCTTCTCATTCAACCCACATAAATGGATGTTTACGAACTTCGACTGCAACTGCTTCTTCGTCGCCGACCGATCAGTACTAATCAAAACACTTTCTATACTTCCGGAATACTTAAAAAATCAGGCTACTGAAAGTGGTGCCGTATTCGACTACCGCGACTGGCATATCCAGCTAGGGCGAAGGTTTCGCTCATTGAAACTATGGTTCGTCATCAGGCATTATGGAGTAAATGGGTTGCGTTACCACATTCGACAGCACATAAATTTAGCACAGCAATTTGCCGAATGGGTTCGATCTTCCGATGAATTCGACTTAGTTACTCCGGCACCATTAAACCTGGTTTGTTTTGCTCACAAAAGCGGGAACGACTTCAACCGAAAACTGCTCGAAACGATCAACAATAAGGGGAAAATGTATTTTACCCATACTGTCATCAACAATCAGTACGTACTTCGGATGTGCATCGGACAAACCAATACCAAGGAAGAACATGTTGACCTGGCCTGGAAAATTATTCAGGAAACAGCAAAAGAATTAAGCTACCAGAAATTATAA
- a CDS encoding OmpH family outer membrane protein: MKNTSIVLFAVLFLSVAGLYILHFSGSKSHVPGKSGVNGESESSELRIAYIKVDSLAVNYDFAQEMHDGFVKQQEAFTKEYGEKRTRFESQAAAFQEKVQRGGFLSQDRAMQERDRLMGEEQQITKLDQELSTKLAQIQTDNNKQLLDSIMGYLKVYNKDKKYSYILNAGEVLIGDEASNITKEVLVGLNARYSKAKLK, encoded by the coding sequence ATGAAAAACACATCAATAGTTCTATTTGCAGTTTTGTTTTTGTCAGTTGCAGGACTTTATATTCTGCATTTTAGTGGAAGTAAATCACATGTCCCAGGAAAAAGTGGTGTGAACGGTGAGAGTGAAAGCTCTGAGTTGAGGATCGCATATATTAAGGTTGATTCTTTAGCTGTAAACTACGATTTTGCACAGGAAATGCATGATGGTTTCGTCAAACAACAAGAGGCTTTTACAAAGGAATACGGAGAAAAACGTACCCGTTTTGAATCTCAGGCTGCTGCTTTTCAGGAAAAAGTTCAGAGGGGCGGCTTCCTTAGTCAGGATCGTGCCATGCAAGAGCGTGATCGTTTGATGGGTGAAGAACAGCAAATAACCAAGCTTGATCAGGAATTGTCGACCAAACTAGCTCAAATACAAACTGATAATAACAAGCAGTTACTCGATAGCATTATGGGTTATCTTAAAGTTTACAACAAGGATAAAAAATACAGTTATATTCTTAATGCAGGCGAAGTTTTAATTGGTGATGAAGCTAGTAATATCACGAAAGAGGTATTGGTTGGTTTAAATGCGAGATATTCGAAAGCTAAATTGAAATAA
- a CDS encoding sensor histidine kinase produces the protein MKRWIVYKNRFQNLIFGDSVHRFEEKLLLLSTLSLALILAVSTGFNFILDLKLSITIASGTGALVLFCLYLFSRLVSRGNAVFLTTSIIILAFIDTIWFVNYGSNGPIMSTFVVYYSFLLLVFDKRYFLLITVILGFNILVLYLFEVNYPDIIGNYENLTAKKADNYIGLGFSFLVIYSFLSAIKKNYIHEYERAKMSDRLKSAFLANMSHEIRTPLNAIVGFSSLIADTEISESDKQMFKEQVITNSDYLLSLIEDIIDVSKIESDQLTVNLKNVDVVPLIMNIVQTFQLAIPNTKNVQVVCGIRMSQLMVTVDQIRLEQILRNLLANAVKFTDEGEIEVNCIQENDFFIFSVKDSGIGIDPEHQQIIFDRFMKIDNQRQHMYRGTGIGLFLSKQLVEMFGGRIWVESEVGKGSIFYFTIPA, from the coding sequence ATGAAAAGGTGGATCGTATATAAGAATCGTTTTCAAAACCTGATTTTTGGAGATTCAGTTCATCGTTTTGAGGAAAAGCTGTTGTTGCTTTCAACGCTATCTCTTGCTTTGATATTAGCTGTGAGTACCGGTTTTAACTTCATTCTCGATCTTAAATTATCTATTACGATTGCCTCAGGAACTGGCGCTTTAGTCTTATTTTGTCTCTATTTGTTTAGTCGGTTGGTAAGTCGAGGCAACGCTGTTTTTCTAACTACAAGTATTATCATTTTAGCTTTTATTGATACGATATGGTTTGTAAATTATGGTTCAAATGGGCCTATCATGTCGACCTTTGTGGTCTATTATTCGTTCTTGTTGCTTGTATTTGATAAACGATATTTTTTGCTGATCACTGTAATCCTGGGGTTCAATATTTTAGTGCTCTACCTGTTTGAAGTAAATTATCCGGATATTATTGGTAATTATGAAAATTTAACAGCAAAAAAAGCTGATAATTATATCGGATTGGGTTTCAGTTTCCTGGTTATCTATTCTTTCCTTTCAGCCATAAAAAAGAATTACATTCATGAATATGAGCGGGCAAAAATGTCTGATCGGCTTAAATCTGCTTTTCTGGCTAATATGTCGCACGAGATACGTACTCCATTAAATGCCATTGTCGGATTTTCTTCATTGATAGCGGACACTGAAATATCTGAGTCGGATAAACAGATGTTCAAGGAACAAGTCATCACCAACAGTGATTATTTACTCAGTCTGATTGAAGATATTATCGATGTTTCAAAAATCGAATCGGATCAACTAACTGTAAATTTAAAGAATGTTGATGTTGTTCCTTTGATCATGAATATTGTTCAGACATTTCAGTTAGCCATTCCCAATACTAAAAATGTGCAGGTGGTATGTGGAATCAGAATGTCGCAGTTGATGGTTACAGTCGATCAGATTCGGCTGGAGCAAATCCTTCGGAATTTACTTGCCAATGCGGTAAAATTCACTGATGAAGGTGAAATTGAAGTTAACTGTATTCAGGAGAATGATTTTTTTATTTTCTCAGTAAAAGACTCCGGAATTGGAATTGATCCGGAACATCAACAGATTATCTTCGACCGGTTTATGAAGATAGACAATCAAAGACAGCATATGTACCGAGGAACAGGAATTGGCTTATTTCTTTCGAAACAATTGGTCGAAATGTTTGGGGGAAGAATTTGGGTCGAATCAGAAGTTGGGAAAGGCTCAATCTTTTATTTTACAATTCCAGCTTAG
- a CDS encoding NADH:ubiquinone reductase (Na(+)-transporting) subunit D — translation MSIFSSKNFKLLSNPLNLQNPITVQILGICSALAVTVKLKPAIVMGLSVMVVTAISNLVISAMRNYIPPRIRIIVQLVVVATMVILVDQLLRAFVYDVSKQLSVYVGLIITNCIIMGRLEAFAMGNKPWPSFVDGIGNGLGYAMILIAIGFIRELFGSGAVLGFNVIPKSFYDTGYINNGMMIMPTAALILVGVIIWIQRSFNKELIEKD, via the coding sequence ATGAGCATATTCTCTTCAAAAAATTTCAAACTGCTGTCTAACCCGCTGAATTTACAGAATCCGATTACTGTACAGATTCTGGGTATTTGTTCGGCATTGGCAGTAACGGTTAAATTAAAACCGGCAATTGTTATGGGACTATCGGTAATGGTAGTTACGGCTATCTCCAATCTGGTGATTTCAGCCATGCGTAATTATATTCCTCCACGAATCCGCATCATCGTTCAGCTGGTTGTTGTAGCCACGATGGTTATTCTGGTCGATCAGTTACTTCGGGCATTTGTTTACGACGTTAGCAAACAACTTTCGGTTTATGTCGGGTTGATCATTACGAATTGTATTATTATGGGTCGTCTGGAAGCATTTGCGATGGGCAACAAACCTTGGCCATCGTTTGTCGACGGGATTGGCAATGGTCTTGGATATGCCATGATTTTAATTGCAATTGGCTTTATCAGGGAGCTTTTTGGTTCGGGTGCCGTTCTTGGATTCAACGTTATACCCAAGTCATTTTATGACACAGGATACATTAACAATGGGATGATGATTATGCCTACCGCAGCGCTCATCCTTGTTGGAGTTATCATCTGGATACAGCGCAGTTTTAATAAAGAACTGATTGAAAAAGATTAA
- the nqrF gene encoding NADH:ubiquinone reductase (Na(+)-transporting) subunit F: MILGSVIFVVISSIIAFLVIVLVLVSALLFARAKLTAVGQVKISINNEKEVTVNPGSSLLSTLSESGIFLPSACGGGGTCAQCRCQVIDGGGSILATETDHFTRKEQQDHWRLGCQVKVRENMKIQVPEHVLGVKKWECEVVSNNNVATYIKEFVVRLPEGENLNFKSGGYIQIDVPKIDVEFKDMVIGEEYRPEWEKFGMFNLQMKNPEPTFRAYSMANHPAEGNIVMLNIRIATPPFDRVNGGFQKINPGICSSFIFSRKPGDKVTVSGPYGEFFLKNNDNEMMFIGGGAGMAPMRSHLFHLFHTVKETKKKVTFWYGARSWREVFYYEEFTHIQNNFPNFSFHLALSDPQPEDNWTGNKGFIHQVIYDQYLSKHEEPEEIDYYLCGPPMMNSAVNKMLYDLGVPNENVLFDDFGG; the protein is encoded by the coding sequence ATGATATTAGGTTCAGTCATTTTTGTAGTAATTTCCAGCATTATAGCCTTTTTGGTCATTGTCCTGGTATTGGTTTCAGCTTTGTTGTTTGCCCGCGCCAAATTAACTGCCGTTGGTCAGGTAAAGATTAGCATCAACAATGAAAAAGAGGTAACTGTAAATCCGGGAAGCTCGCTTCTTTCAACCTTATCCGAAAGCGGAATCTTTCTGCCTTCCGCATGTGGTGGTGGTGGCACCTGTGCTCAATGCCGTTGCCAGGTTATTGATGGTGGTGGCTCTATACTTGCTACCGAAACCGATCATTTCACCCGTAAAGAACAACAAGACCATTGGCGACTTGGCTGCCAGGTAAAAGTTCGCGAAAACATGAAGATTCAGGTTCCGGAACACGTTCTCGGTGTAAAAAAATGGGAATGCGAAGTGGTGTCGAACAACAACGTGGCAACTTACATCAAAGAGTTCGTCGTTAGACTTCCTGAAGGTGAAAACCTGAATTTTAAATCAGGCGGATACATTCAGATTGATGTGCCAAAGATTGATGTTGAGTTTAAAGATATGGTCATTGGAGAAGAATACCGTCCCGAATGGGAAAAATTTGGGATGTTTAACCTCCAGATGAAGAATCCTGAACCTACGTTCCGCGCCTATTCAATGGCCAATCATCCGGCTGAAGGAAACATAGTAATGCTCAACATCCGCATTGCTACCCCACCGTTCGACCGCGTAAATGGTGGATTCCAGAAAATAAACCCGGGAATTTGTTCATCATTTATTTTCTCACGTAAACCCGGCGATAAAGTAACCGTTTCAGGTCCATATGGCGAATTCTTCCTGAAAAACAATGACAACGAAATGATGTTTATTGGCGGCGGCGCCGGAATGGCTCCAATGCGATCTCATCTTTTCCACCTGTTTCATACTGTAAAAGAAACTAAAAAGAAAGTCACTTTCTGGTATGGCGCACGCTCATGGAGAGAAGTTTTCTACTACGAAGAGTTTACGCACATTCAAAACAATTTCCCAAATTTTTCATTCCATCTTGCATTATCTGATCCACAACCTGAGGATAACTGGACTGGAAATAAAGGCTTTATACATCAGGTCATTTACGATCAATACTTAAGTAAACACGAAGAACCGGAAGAAATTGACTATTACCTCTGCGGTCCTCCGATGATGAACAGTGCCGTCAATAAAATGCTTTACGACTTGGGCGTGCCCAATGAAAACGTCCTGTTTGACGACTTTGGCGGTTAA
- a CDS encoding alpha/beta fold hydrolase, which translates to MKTSCLTTLAVKSNLLFPEKRRHTLVSRLFLCRLQTQAFIFYYFYTMIYHRKFIHPKSKTWVVFVHGAGGSNVVWFRQLKEFKKHFNVLLVDLRGHGKSKPTIQEENAGYSFDEVALDVIHLMDHYEIQKAHLVGISLGCIVIRAIDKLAPGRAESIVLGGAIIQFNKTLKVLIGMAKILNSVLPYMWLYKLNALILMPYRKHRESRNIFVKEAIKLGEKEFAKWMKMTREIKSNLNEFIRREPSAPVLYLMGDGDHMFLPMVADLVKKQLNAKLEIIKNSGHCCNLDQATIFNEISIHFIKRNSGVQ; encoded by the coding sequence ATGAAAACGTCCTGTTTGACGACTTTGGCGGTTAAGTCCAATCTTTTGTTTCCAGAGAAAAGACGTCATACCTTGGTATCGCGTCTTTTTTTATGCCGTTTACAAACGCAAGCCTTCATTTTCTACTACTTTTACACCATGATTTATCACCGCAAATTCATACATCCAAAATCCAAAACATGGGTCGTGTTCGTACATGGCGCTGGAGGAAGCAATGTAGTATGGTTTAGGCAGTTGAAAGAATTCAAGAAGCATTTCAATGTACTGTTGGTTGACCTGCGCGGACATGGTAAATCGAAACCAACCATTCAGGAAGAAAACGCTGGATATTCGTTTGATGAAGTTGCATTGGATGTGATTCATCTGATGGATCATTACGAAATTCAAAAAGCTCATTTGGTTGGTATTTCATTAGGATGTATTGTAATCCGGGCTATCGACAAACTGGCTCCCGGAAGAGCCGAATCAATTGTGCTTGGAGGAGCAATCATCCAATTCAATAAAACACTCAAAGTACTCATCGGAATGGCAAAGATCCTGAATTCGGTATTGCCTTACATGTGGTTGTATAAACTAAATGCGTTAATACTGATGCCCTATCGCAAACATCGCGAATCGCGAAATATTTTCGTAAAAGAAGCGATTAAACTGGGAGAAAAGGAATTTGCAAAATGGATGAAAATGACCAGGGAAATTAAATCGAACCTGAATGAATTCATACGCAGAGAACCATCGGCTCCGGTTTTATACCTGATGGGCGATGGCGACCATATGTTTCTGCCAATGGTGGCAGATCTGGTAAAAAAACAATTAAACGCCAAACTTGAAATCATCAAGAATAGTGGCCATTGCTGTAATCTCGATCAGGCAACCATTTTTAATGAAATTTCTATTCATTTCATTAAACGAAATTCAGGAGTACAATAG
- a CDS encoding glycosyltransferase: MFADRYINKNIVYPEFIDAVVSPEVSMILMIPCLNEPEIFRTLESLWTCDPIVSCCEVIVVVNESENSTLEVKSFNLETYKKLFDWKRENDRENLILHPIYAQSVNAKHAGAGMARKIGMDEVIRRFNALNRPDGVIISTDADCLFSKNYLQQIELAFSRKSCFAATLNFKHRVEEMADSKQKLGIQLYEDYLHYYKRALDFAGFPDSIYTIGSAFAVRAEAYVKQGGMNRRQAGEDFYFLNKLTKLGQITEINDAFVYPSARVSDRVPFGTGAAMTKWMNEDGDLTLTYNFAAFRDLKVLFDKVDTLFRNSADKVFMASLPTSIQEYLQVLEFPAKLAEINQNSSSLLSFRKRFFQFFDGFIILRFLNLAHQKYYPKQNLSDAITQLTEYSLG; the protein is encoded by the coding sequence ATGTTTGCCGATCGGTATATCAATAAAAATATTGTTTATCCTGAATTCATTGATGCGGTGGTCTCACCTGAGGTTTCAATGATTTTAATGATACCCTGTTTGAACGAACCTGAAATCTTTCGTACACTTGAATCGTTGTGGACTTGTGATCCGATCGTTTCTTGTTGTGAAGTGATTGTAGTTGTCAATGAATCGGAAAATAGCACTCTGGAGGTTAAAAGTTTTAATCTGGAGACATACAAAAAGTTGTTCGACTGGAAACGAGAAAATGATCGGGAGAACCTGATTTTGCACCCCATTTACGCACAATCAGTAAATGCAAAACATGCTGGAGCTGGTATGGCCAGAAAGATTGGCATGGATGAGGTTATCCGCCGTTTTAATGCATTGAACCGCCCCGATGGTGTGATTATTTCTACTGATGCAGATTGTTTATTCTCTAAAAATTATCTGCAACAAATTGAATTGGCTTTTTCGAGGAAATCGTGCTTTGCTGCAACTTTAAATTTTAAGCATCGTGTTGAAGAGATGGCTGATTCCAAACAGAAATTGGGAATTCAACTTTACGAAGATTACCTACATTACTATAAAAGAGCCTTGGATTTTGCAGGCTTTCCGGATTCTATTTATACGATCGGATCAGCATTTGCCGTTCGGGCTGAGGCTTACGTAAAACAAGGCGGAATGAACCGAAGGCAGGCTGGCGAAGATTTTTATTTTCTCAATAAGCTAACCAAACTTGGACAAATTACTGAAATTAATGACGCTTTTGTTTATCCTTCGGCCAGGGTTTCCGACAGGGTGCCTTTTGGTACAGGTGCAGCAATGACCAAATGGATGAACGAAGATGGGGACTTAACTTTAACTTATAATTTCGCGGCCTTCCGTGATTTGAAAGTTTTGTTCGATAAGGTCGATACACTGTTTCGGAATAGTGCAGATAAGGTATTCATGGCATCATTACCTACTTCAATTCAGGAATACCTACAAGTGCTTGAATTTCCTGCTAAGCTGGCTGAGATTAATCAGAATAGTTCTTCTTTATTATCCTTCAGAAAGCGATTTTTCCAGTTCTTTGATGGATTCATTATTCTTCGTTTTCTGAATCTGGCTCATCAAAAATACTATCCAAAACAAAATCTTTCGGATGCAATAACACAACTGACGGAATACTCCTTGGGTTGA
- a CDS encoding acylphosphatase, whose amino-acid sequence MPVKSIFLVIAGRVQGVGYRYFAQHKAVELNLSGWVKNTPDGKVEIEATGEPENLNVFVGWMKIGPARAIIKTFAVSEITPTRTFTNFTIR is encoded by the coding sequence ATGCCAGTAAAATCGATCTTTCTGGTCATTGCGGGTCGTGTTCAAGGCGTCGGATATCGCTATTTTGCACAACACAAAGCAGTAGAACTCAACCTCTCCGGATGGGTTAAAAACACTCCTGATGGAAAAGTTGAGATTGAAGCAACCGGAGAACCCGAAAATCTCAATGTCTTTGTCGGCTGGATGAAAATAGGACCAGCACGGGCCATCATTAAAACATTCGCGGTTTCAGAAATTACCCCAACACGAACATTCACTAACTTTACAATTCGCTAA
- a CDS encoding proline dehydrogenase family protein, translating into MLNKLLANALPYMPKKLIWIFSKRYIAGETIEDGLKASRELNKQGIEVTVDLLGEFISTIKEAEENRNKYIELIERFTSEGIVGHFSVKPTSFGLLIDKDVCYSNIEAVVLKAVEKKTFIRIDMEDSQCVDDELDMYRKLQQKYPANVGLVIQAYLRRTKNDLMNMSTIHTNGNPLNFRLCKGIYVEPKNIAFKAPEEIREHYLDDLRYMLDNNMYVGIATHDKHQIDNAMNIIKEKNIDKTKYEFQMLYGVTPELRSSIVKQGHKMRVYVPFGKDWFGYSTRRLKENPKMASHIVKALFFRG; encoded by the coding sequence ATGCTAAATAAATTACTGGCAAATGCGCTTCCATACATGCCAAAAAAATTGATTTGGATTTTCTCAAAACGCTATATTGCCGGAGAAACAATTGAAGACGGGCTTAAGGCATCGAGAGAGTTAAACAAACAAGGAATTGAAGTAACGGTTGATTTACTGGGCGAGTTTATTTCGACGATTAAAGAGGCTGAAGAAAACCGAAATAAATACATCGAACTTATTGAACGATTTACCTCCGAAGGTATTGTTGGACACTTTTCAGTAAAACCTACATCGTTCGGATTGCTGATCGATAAGGATGTTTGCTATTCAAATATTGAAGCAGTTGTTTTAAAAGCGGTAGAAAAGAAAACATTCATTCGCATCGACATGGAAGATTCGCAATGCGTGGACGACGAATTGGATATGTATCGCAAACTTCAGCAAAAGTATCCGGCAAATGTTGGCTTGGTTATACAGGCTTACCTTCGCCGTACTAAAAATGATTTAATGAATATGAGCACTATTCATACGAATGGGAATCCGCTAAACTTCAGACTCTGTAAAGGAATATACGTAGAGCCTAAAAACATTGCATTCAAAGCTCCGGAAGAAATACGGGAACATTATCTGGATGATTTACGATATATGCTTGACAACAACATGTATGTAGGCATTGCAACTCACGACAAGCACCAGATTGATAATGCGATGAACATTATAAAAGAAAAAAATATTGACAAAACGAAATACGAGTTTCAGATGCTTTATGGTGTCACCCCGGAACTCAGAAGTAGTATTGTAAAACAAGGACATAAAATGCGCGTTTATGTACCATTCGGGAAAGACTGGTTTGGATATTCCACCCGACGGTTAAAAGAAAACCCGAAGATGGCATCGCACATTGTAAAAGCACTTTTTTTTAGGGGTTAA
- the araA gene encoding L-arabinose isomerase → MINLKELEIWFVTGSQDLYGPKVLEQVATNSKEIAAFFNGSAQIPVNVVYKSVMRSPDEITNVCIEANSTKKCIGVITWCHTFSPSKMWINGLKLLNKPMLQLHTQYNRDLPWSEIDMDFMNLNQAAHGDREHGFILTRLRKSRKVVVGYWKEDDVQERIGIWSRAAAAWYDMQGAKLARFGDNMREVAVTEGDKVEAQIKLGLSVNTWPVGDIVKIIDGVSEAQIDKLIEEYNATYEFDKEAMPGGKYHDSVRYQARIEAGIKTFMEAGDFKAFTTTFEDLHGLKQLPGLASQRLMAAGYGFGAEGDWKHAALVRAVKVMGIGLKGGCSFMEDYTYHLDPTTGYKALGSHMLEICPSIADGKAKIEVHPLGIGGKDAPARLVFNTQTGPATCTSLIDMGTRFRMVVHDVECVAPEAKLEKLPVASALWTPMPDLKTGAAAWIYAGGAHHNAFSQAVTAEYIEDFCDMAGIELVQINKNTNISDFKKELKWNDLYYLLSSGVR, encoded by the coding sequence ATGATAAACTTAAAAGAATTAGAGATTTGGTTTGTAACTGGAAGTCAGGATTTATATGGCCCGAAAGTATTGGAACAAGTGGCAACCAACTCAAAAGAGATTGCTGCGTTTTTTAATGGTTCGGCCCAAATTCCGGTAAACGTCGTTTATAAATCGGTAATGAGAAGCCCCGACGAAATAACCAATGTTTGTATTGAAGCCAATTCGACAAAGAAATGTATCGGTGTAATTACCTGGTGCCATACCTTTTCGCCTTCAAAAATGTGGATCAATGGGTTGAAGTTACTGAACAAACCTATGCTTCAGTTGCATACCCAATACAACCGCGACCTTCCCTGGAGCGAAATTGATATGGATTTTATGAACCTGAACCAGGCTGCTCATGGCGACCGTGAACATGGATTTATTTTAACCCGTCTTCGCAAAAGCCGTAAAGTAGTTGTTGGTTATTGGAAAGAAGATGATGTTCAGGAACGTATTGGCATTTGGAGTCGCGCTGCTGCTGCCTGGTACGATATGCAGGGAGCTAAACTTGCCCGTTTTGGCGATAACATGCGCGAAGTTGCCGTAACAGAAGGCGACAAAGTTGAAGCCCAGATTAAACTTGGCCTTTCGGTTAACACCTGGCCAGTTGGTGACATTGTTAAAATTATCGATGGAGTAAGCGAGGCTCAAATCGATAAACTTATTGAAGAATACAATGCAACCTACGAATTTGATAAAGAAGCAATGCCAGGCGGCAAATACCACGACAGCGTTCGTTATCAGGCACGCATTGAAGCTGGTATAAAAACTTTTATGGAAGCTGGCGACTTTAAAGCATTCACAACTACATTCGAAGATCTTCATGGATTAAAACAATTACCAGGTTTAGCTTCTCAGCGATTAATGGCTGCCGGTTACGGTTTTGGCGCTGAAGGAGACTGGAAACACGCAGCATTAGTTCGCGCAGTAAAAGTAATGGGTATTGGTTTGAAAGGCGGTTGCTCATTCATGGAAGATTACACTTATCACCTCGACCCAACAACCGGATATAAAGCTTTAGGCTCGCACATGCTTGAAATTTGTCCATCGATTGCTGATGGCAAAGCTAAGATTGAGGTTCATCCATTGGGAATTGGCGGTAAAGACGCTCCTGCTCGTTTAGTATTTAATACCCAAACCGGACCGGCAACCTGTACTAGCCTTATCGACATGGGAACCCGTTTCCGCATGGTAGTGCACGATGTTGAATGTGTTGCACCAGAAGCTAAACTCGAAAAATTACCAGTTGCCAGCGCCTTATGGACTCCAATGCCTGACCTTAAAACTGGTGCTGCTGCATGGATTTATGCCGGAGGAGCACACCACAACGCATTCAGCCAGGCAGTAACTGCTGAATACATTGAAGATTTCTGCGACATGGCAGGAATCGAGCTTGTTCAGATCAATAAAAACACTAATATTTCTGATTTCAAGAAAGAATTGAAATGGAATGATTTGTATTACCTTTTATCAAGTGGAGTAAGATAA
- the nqrE gene encoding NADH:ubiquinone reductase (Na(+)-transporting) subunit E — protein sequence MQSIINIFIRAIFIDNMIFALFLGMCSYLAVSKTVKTSLGLGIAVIFVQVITVPVNYLLLKYVMKPGALVWLGESFKDVDLSFLSFMVFIATIAAMTQLVEMLIEKFTPALYNSLGIFLPLIAVNCAILGGSLFMEQREYKNIGEVLSWGLGSGIGWALAIVSLAAIREKLKYNKIPAPLRGIGITFIVTGLMGLAFMSFMGIKI from the coding sequence ATGCAAAGCATTATAAATATATTTATTCGGGCGATATTTATCGACAATATGATCTTCGCCCTGTTTTTGGGGATGTGCTCCTATCTGGCCGTCTCAAAAACTGTAAAAACTTCTTTAGGACTTGGTATCGCAGTAATTTTTGTACAAGTTATTACTGTTCCCGTAAACTACTTACTTTTGAAATATGTAATGAAACCCGGGGCATTGGTATGGCTTGGCGAAAGTTTTAAAGATGTTGATTTATCATTCCTGAGTTTCATGGTTTTCATCGCAACCATTGCGGCAATGACTCAGTTGGTTGAAATGCTCATTGAAAAATTCACTCCTGCACTTTATAATTCCCTCGGTATTTTCCTTCCGCTTATTGCTGTAAACTGTGCTATTTTGGGTGGTTCCCTATTTATGGAACAACGGGAATATAAAAACATCGGCGAAGTTTTGTCTTGGGGATTGGGATCCGGCATAGGCTGGGCTCTTGCCATTGTATCGCTGGCAGCAATACGCGAAAAACTAAAATACAATAAAATACCTGCACCGCTCAGAGGTATTGGTATTACATTTATTGTTACCGGTTTAATGGGGCTTGCGTTCATGAGTTTCATGGGGATTAAAATTTAA